The Pradoshia eiseniae DNA segment ATGCCGCAAAGAAGGCCTTCATCATGACGCGTATCGGGGATGTCGGGCTATTGATCGGAATCATTCTCTTATTCTGGCAGACTGGTACGTTTGAGATAAGCGCTATATTTGCAGAAGTAACCTCTGGCTCTGTATCAGAAGGGATGATCACTCTCATCGCAATTCTCATCTTCATTGGCGCCATTGGAAAATCAGGGCAATTCCCGCTTCATACATGGCTTCCAGATGCGATGGAGGGACCGACTCCGGTATCGGCACTCATCCATGCAGCGACGATGGTGGCAGCAGGGGTTTATCTAGTTGCGACGCTGTTTCCGCTATTTCTCGCGAGTGAAGCAGCCCTGCTGACGATTGCAGTCATCGGTGCTTTTACGGCCATCTTTGCAGCGCTGATTGCGATTGGCCAAAATGATATTAAGCGCATTTTAGCGTATTCAACAGTCAGTCAGCTAGGTTATATGATGCTTGCCCTTGGCTCCGCCGGTTATGTCGCAGGGGTCTTTCATCTGACGACACATGCCTTCTTTAAGGCGCTTTTATTCTTGGCAGCAGGCAGCGTCATTCATGCCATCAAGACGCAGAACATCCTTGATATGGGCGGTTTATTTTCAAAGCTGCGCCTGACCGGTTCGCTCTTTTTGATTGGGACGTTGGCATTGACAGGATTTCCGCTCCTTTCCGGTTTTTTCAGCAAGGATGAGATATTAGCTTCTGCCTGGAATGCGGGCCATCCTGTCTTGTTTGCTTTGGCGCTGATGACGGCTGTCTTGACGGCCTTCTATATGTTCAGGCTCTTCTTCTTGGTTTTTACAGGGCCATCAAAAACAGCTGCAAAGATTCATGAATCCCCCCGCAATATGACAATCCCGATGATGGTGCTAGGCGTACTGGCAGTCTTTGCGGGCTATCTCAATACACCATGGTTTGGGGAGTTTCTCGGAGAGTGGCTTTTAGAAGGGAATCCATATGTAGAAGCAGCCCATGTGGAGGCACCTGGCTGGATTGCTCTCGTTGCAACTCTTGCCTTTTTGGCTGGAAGCTTTGGGGCGTATTGGCTCTATGGTAGAAAAGGGACCTCAGAAGGTGTTATGCCGGATCTGCTAGTGAATAAGTTTTATGTGGATGAAATTTACGCAAGGACAGCTCTACCGTTTGTTCAAGGGATCGGACATGTGCTTTCATGGTTCGATCGCTATATCATACAAGGAATCGGCTCACTCGTCAGCGGCGTCGTTTACAGGCTGGGCGCAAAGGGAGCCGATGCCGGAAATGGACAGATGCAGCTGTACGGAGCGGTTGCCTTTATTGGACTTACGGTCATTCTGGTCGTCTATGCACTGACAGGGGGGTATGTGCGATGATATTAATTTTGCTTGTTTTTTCGCCACTCCTGTTCTTGTTGGCTTTATGGCTCCTGCCGAAGGGGAATAGCCGCGTGCTTAAGCTAGTCGGTGTGCTTGGGACGCTGCCTCCGCTTTTGTTCTCACTGCTTATCGTCTTATCCGGGGAGAAATGGAGCAGCTTTACAGCTTATGCGGATTGGTTTCAGCTTGACAATACGGGTAATGAATTCAGTCAGATGTATGCCGTTCCGTTTGAACTTGGTATTGATGGATTTTCAATGGTGATGATTCTATTGACGGCAGTGTTGAGCATGCTCGCGGCAATTGCCTCTACTTGGCAAATCGGAAAGGAGTGGAGGGGATATTTCAGCCTCTTCTTGCTGCTGGAAATAGGGATGCTCGGCGTGTTCGCGGCTGAGAACTTGATTTTGTTCTTCCTTTTCTTTGAAGTGACGCTTGTTGCGACCTTCTTTTTGGTTGGCAAATGGGGAGGGTTTGATCGGGAGAAGGCCTCCTATCGTTTCTTAATCTACAATGGTCTAGGTTCAGCGATTTTGCTGTTCGTGATTGCTGTCTTATTCGCGAAGACGGGTACAGCCAATATTGAGATTTTGCAACAGATTTTATCCCTCGGCGGACAAACATTATTGTCCCCGATTAGCTCGGAATTAAAATATGCCCTCCTCATCGCCCTGCTAGTGGCCTTCGGCATTAAACTGCCAATCTTCCCGCTTCATTCATGGGTATTGAAGGTCCACGTGGAAGCGCCCCCGGCTGTGGTTATGCTCCATGCCGGAATCTTGCTGAAGATTGGCGCCTATGGCTTGATTCGTTTCGGCGTTGGGCTGTTTCCAGAGGAGTTCAGCCACGTTTCCTTCTGGGTGATCCTGCTTGGGGTAGTCAACCTTCTGTATGGAGCCTTTCTGGCGCTCGTTCAGACCGATTTCAAGCTGATGCTGGCATATTCCTCGGTCTCTCATATGGGAATTGTCCTCATGGGGATTGGCGCCTTGAATGATGCTGGCATGCAGGGGGCAGTATTCCAGGTCGTGTCCCACGGTCTGATTGCGAGCCTGTTCTTCCTCTTGGTGGGGGTCATGCAGAATCGTTTTCATACGACCGATATGCGGAAGCTGGGCGGACTGTGGAATGGAATGCCGGTTTTCTCAGGGCTCCTGCTGACGGCAGGAATGGCATCGCTTGGCTTACCTGGCTTATCCGGATTCATCAGTGAATTCCTCGCGTTCCTCGGCGTGTTCGAGGAGGAAGCCGTCCTTGGCGCGATAGGGACACTTGGAATTATTTTGACAGCTGTGTATATACTCCGGGCCGTGCTTAAGATGACATTTGGGCCTGCTCAAACAAAAGCGCGAGATCTTCGCTTAATTGAATGGATGCCGGCAGCAGTGCTGGTAGGTATTATTGTGCTCATCGGTGTTTATCCGTCCATCCTTGAGCGCGCGATTTCAGGAATGGGGGGGTGAGGCGGAATGGATATGGATACCCTGCTTTCATTTAACTGGAGCTTGATGGTTCCGGAATTTATTATCCTTGCTGCGGCTGTTCTGCTCTCCATTCTTGATCTTGTGATGCCGAGGGAGATAGGGAGAAGAGTCCTCGGCTGGTTTGCCTTTGTGAGCGTGCTCCTTGCTTTAGCGGTGGTGGTAGGGCTGACCTCAGCGGAAGCTGGCTCGATTCTTTATGATACCTTCGTGCTGGACGCCTTTGCCAAAGCCTTTAAGATCGTCTTGCTGATAGGATCTGCCTTAGTGCTATTGCTGGCGATCGATCACCAGCCCTCAGCAGGCATGAAGCCTTACCAAGGAGAGTTCTATTACCTCTTCCTTACCGCGCTTTTAGGCGGGATGATGATGACATCGAGTGCGGACTTAATCACGCTCTTCGTCGGGCTTGAGCTGCTCTCCGTTTCATCCTATATATTAGCTGGGATGAGAAAGCACTCAATTAAATCTACAGAAGCAGCCATGAAATATGTCGTTAATGGAGGCATCTCTACGGCGATTGTCCTGTTTGCAATGAGTTATCTATACGGTCTTGGCGGAACGACAAACCTGTATGAGCTCAGCAACCAATTCGCGATTGAGACGAATGAGCAATATCAATATATAGCGGGCCTTTCCTTCTTCATTTTGCTAGTCGGCTTATCATTCAAGCTGGCAACCGTCCCATTCCATATGTGGGCGCCAGATGTGTATGAGGGATCACCAACACCGGTTACCGCATTCTTGAGCATCGTCTCAAAGGCTGCCGGGTTCGCTCTGCTCCTGAGGATGCTCGTGACTGTCTATATGACAGCGACTGTAGATTCAATTGGATTTCTCTCCATCTTTACGGCGAATGATCAATATATCGCAGTGCTGGCGGGAATAACAATGCTGGTCGGAAATATGATCGCCTTACGCCAAAGAAGCTTGAAGCGAATGCTTGCCTATTCAAGCATCGGGCATGCAGGCTACTTGCTTGCTGCAGTTGCAGCCTTTGGCCAATATACGATTGAGGCTCTGTGGTTTTATTTAATCGCTTATGTGTTCATGGTTGCCGGTGCCCTTGCCATTGTCCAATTTGTCGTCGGTGACAAGGATGATGATGTGTATGCCATGGCCGGCTTATATAAACGAGCCCCATGGCAAGCTGTGTCGATGACGATTTTCCTTCTGTCTCTTGCTGGAATTCCATTGACAGCCGGCTTTATTGGGAAACTCAATATTTTTGTCAGCTTTTTCGCTAAAGAGAACGGGAATTACATCCTGGCGGCTATCATGCTGATAGCGACGATCATTTCTTATGTGTTCTACTTCAATGTCATGGTTCATATGTTTGCCCGTCCGGGTGAAAAGCGGCGTGAGAGTTCGCTCTCCCTGCCAATGGGGCTTGCGATTGGTTTTTGTTTAGTGGGAACGCTTGCTCTCGGGCTATTCCCAAATGTCCTGCTTGATTTTTATCAGGGGAATTTTGCGGATATGGTCAATTTATTGAGATAAGTATCTAAAACGAGTAGCTCGTCCGGCCGTGTGCTGGGCGAGCTTTTTTCTGTGGCTTGCTGCAGTGAATGAGTAGACTGTTTTCCCAATAGCATTTTGAATAACGAGGCAGATTCTAACGCCCCTGAAAAATTAAGCGTTGCATGCAGTAGAATTTCAGTCCTTTGTCAAAGGTACAATTTAGAATATCCCCCAAGTTTTTGATCACATGCAGCAATATAGATAAATGCACCATTTTCTCCAATCGTGACAAATTTGTTAACTAACGAATTTGTTAGAGTAAGAGGGAGAGGAATGGTTTACAATTATTAGGTGGTTGCATGTACCTTTTACGTCATTTTGGATGATATTGTTGATTTTGACACTTATTTCTGAGAATTAAGCAGATATTTGAAGAAATTAGTCGATAAATTGTAGAAAAAGAGGAAGATGGGAATTAAATATGTTACACTGTTATCGTATATCTTGAGACAGGGAAGGGAAATGATCATGAGTAGTTTTGGATTACAGGCGTTAATCAGTATCCTCAGTCATTTATTTTTCATCGGAGTGACATGGTGGGCGCTTCAGGCAATCCATTTCGACAAGCTGCTTCGGGCGGGCCGGGTAATTCAAGCAAGAGTGCTGTATATTTTGCTGACTATCGCGATTGGTTCGAGTGTGAGCGGGTTTTTCCTGACTTATTTGGGATATTCCAGACAGTTACCACTTTTATTTGAGTAAATGTCAGATGATGACGAACGGATTTATGTATTTACACACCTTTCATAGGGGCAAACTATCTCTATGGGGAGAGTGAGGTAAATGCTTAAAAAAGTCGTATTACCTGTAATTGTTGGTTTGATGCTTTTATATGTAGGGAATAAAACGACAGAAGCTTTGGTTATGAATGATTTGGAAAAAATCGTAAACGGAGTTTTTGAGATAAATCCAGACGCAGATGTATTAGGCTGGACTATCTTAGCACGCTCAACTTCAGATGGAGACCTAGCTGAGATGGCATTAAGTCTTAAAGACGAGTACCCTGGCTACGTGTGGACCAAGGAGAATACTTCTGACTACATAGCTTGGACTGGCAGTTCGCTCAATAAGGAATTGGATGTAAGTACTACAATAAAATTAATGTCTGGTGAACATGATGAAATCACAATTTTGTACTCTATTCAAGGTGAGAAGTGGTCAAACGGGCATGCAGCTTTCATTCGGAAAGAACTGAAAACCGGGAAGAAAGGTTTATTTAAAAATGAACCTGATTATTTCGCTTGTCTAAAGGTGAGAACCGGTGATACTATGAATGAGGCTGTTTATAAAAACTGGATGAAATTATTTGATGCAAAGTCAGTGGAAAGTGCTGTAGAGAGCGATTTCGTATCAATTTCTGCTAACAGCAAACAATTTAAAAATATGCTGCCAAATGGGGCTAACCTCCAGCTTGCGTTTCGTAAAACAGCTGAAGAAGCAGGAACAATGGTCACCATTGGCACACCGATAATAGCATTTGAATACTAATATAGAGAAATTGAACGCGGAGGGGAATAAATTTGGAAAAAATCATTGTCCGCGGCGGAAACAGGTTAGAGGGTACAGTTCGAGTAGAGGGTGCTAAAAACGCCGTTTTACCTGTATTAGCTGCAACATTATTAGCAAGTGAAGGAAAAAGCGTTCTTAGAGACGTTCCGGAGCTATCCGATGTATATACGATTAACGAAGTCATCCGAAATTTAAATACAGAAGTAACTTTCAGTAATAATACAGTAACCGTAGATGCTTCAAAGCCATTATTTGATGAAGCGCCGTTTGAGTATGTACGTAAAATGCGTGCATCTGTCCTAGTAATGGGATCTCTTTTAGCGCGTAACGGGAAAGC contains these protein-coding regions:
- a CDS encoding DUF1146 family protein, whose amino-acid sequence is MSSFGLQALISILSHLFFIGVTWWALQAIHFDKLLRAGRVIQARVLYILLTIAIGSSVSGFFLTYLGYSRQLPLLFE
- the nuoL gene encoding NADH-quinone oxidoreductase subunit L, translated to MMEFVWVIPLVPLLSFILLMLFGQRMRHLSAYIGTGLLALTFLGAALIMTERIDSPTYRASFEWLKVGDFRLTAGVEVNQLNALMLVIVSLVSVLVHIYSIGYMKGDGRIATFYAYLGLFSFAMLGLVISPNLIQLYMFWELVGLGSFLLIGFYFYKESARDAAKKAFIMTRIGDVGLLIGIILLFWQTGTFEISAIFAEVTSGSVSEGMITLIAILIFIGAIGKSGQFPLHTWLPDAMEGPTPVSALIHAATMVAAGVYLVATLFPLFLASEAALLTIAVIGAFTAIFAALIAIGQNDIKRILAYSTVSQLGYMMLALGSAGYVAGVFHLTTHAFFKALLFLAAGSVIHAIKTQNILDMGGLFSKLRLTGSLFLIGTLALTGFPLLSGFFSKDEILASAWNAGHPVLFALALMTAVLTAFYMFRLFFLVFTGPSKTAAKIHESPRNMTIPMMVLGVLAVFAGYLNTPWFGEFLGEWLLEGNPYVEAAHVEAPGWIALVATLAFLAGSFGAYWLYGRKGTSEGVMPDLLVNKFYVDEIYARTALPFVQGIGHVLSWFDRYIIQGIGSLVSGVVYRLGAKGADAGNGQMQLYGAVAFIGLTVILVVYALTGGYVR
- a CDS encoding YwmB family TATA-box binding protein, with protein sequence MLKKVVLPVIVGLMLLYVGNKTTEALVMNDLEKIVNGVFEINPDADVLGWTILARSTSDGDLAEMALSLKDEYPGYVWTKENTSDYIAWTGSSLNKELDVSTTIKLMSGEHDEITILYSIQGEKWSNGHAAFIRKELKTGKKGLFKNEPDYFACLKVRTGDTMNEAVYKNWMKLFDAKSVESAVESDFVSISANSKQFKNMLPNGANLQLAFRKTAEEAGTMVTIGTPIIAFEY
- a CDS encoding complex I subunit 4 family protein, which produces MILILLVFSPLLFLLALWLLPKGNSRVLKLVGVLGTLPPLLFSLLIVLSGEKWSSFTAYADWFQLDNTGNEFSQMYAVPFELGIDGFSMVMILLTAVLSMLAAIASTWQIGKEWRGYFSLFLLLEIGMLGVFAAENLILFFLFFEVTLVATFFLVGKWGGFDREKASYRFLIYNGLGSAILLFVIAVLFAKTGTANIEILQQILSLGGQTLLSPISSELKYALLIALLVAFGIKLPIFPLHSWVLKVHVEAPPAVVMLHAGILLKIGAYGLIRFGVGLFPEEFSHVSFWVILLGVVNLLYGAFLALVQTDFKLMLAYSSVSHMGIVLMGIGALNDAGMQGAVFQVVSHGLIASLFFLLVGVMQNRFHTTDMRKLGGLWNGMPVFSGLLLTAGMASLGLPGLSGFISEFLAFLGVFEEEAVLGAIGTLGIILTAVYILRAVLKMTFGPAQTKARDLRLIEWMPAAVLVGIIVLIGVYPSILERAISGMGG
- the nuoN gene encoding NADH-quinone oxidoreductase subunit NuoN, which produces MDMDTLLSFNWSLMVPEFIILAAAVLLSILDLVMPREIGRRVLGWFAFVSVLLALAVVVGLTSAEAGSILYDTFVLDAFAKAFKIVLLIGSALVLLLAIDHQPSAGMKPYQGEFYYLFLTALLGGMMMTSSADLITLFVGLELLSVSSYILAGMRKHSIKSTEAAMKYVVNGGISTAIVLFAMSYLYGLGGTTNLYELSNQFAIETNEQYQYIAGLSFFILLVGLSFKLATVPFHMWAPDVYEGSPTPVTAFLSIVSKAAGFALLLRMLVTVYMTATVDSIGFLSIFTANDQYIAVLAGITMLVGNMIALRQRSLKRMLAYSSIGHAGYLLAAVAAFGQYTIEALWFYLIAYVFMVAGALAIVQFVVGDKDDDVYAMAGLYKRAPWQAVSMTIFLLSLAGIPLTAGFIGKLNIFVSFFAKENGNYILAAIMLIATIISYVFYFNVMVHMFARPGEKRRESSLSLPMGLAIGFCLVGTLALGLFPNVLLDFYQGNFADMVNLLR